Genomic segment of Planctomycetota bacterium:
GTCGCCCTCGACGATGCTGGTCGTTGCGTCGTCGGTCATCCGATCGCTGATGACGGTGTCGACGGGCAGCTTGATCTTCCCGCCCACCCCGCCTGCCTTATCGAGCAGCGATTTGGCGAGGTCGACCTTGTCCTTCTCCACGAGCGAGTTGCCGACCTGTTTGCCCAGGGCCAGGAAGAACGTGTATGCCATCGCCCCGCCGATGAGCAGCGTGTCGGCCTTGGTCAGCAGCTCTTCGATGACGTTGATCTTGTCGCTGACCTTCGCCCCGCCGAGGATCGCAACGAACGGCCGCTGTGGCTGGCTGACGGCGTCGCCGAGGAATTGGAGCTCCTTCTCGATGAGGAAGCCGGCGGTCATCGGTTTGCCCGATTCCTTGAGTTTTGCGGGAACGCCGTAGGTGCTGGCGTGGTTGCGGTGGGCGGTGCCGAAGGCGTCGTTGACGTACGCGTCGGGCAGCGTGGCCGTGATGAGCGCGTCGACGAAGTCGGCTTCGTTCTTCTCCTCGCCCTTGTGGTAGCGGAGGTTTTCGAGAAGCAGGACGTCACCGTCGCCGAGCTTGCCGACGAGGTCCTTGACGCCGTCGCCGATGCAGTCGTCAGCGAAGTGGACGTTGGTGCCGGCGTTGTGCTGGTGGAGGTAGTTTGCGACGGGCTTCAGGGAAAACTCAGGCTTCCGCTCGCCCTTCGGCCGACCGAGGTGGCTCATGAGCACCAGTCGCCCACCGCGGCTGACGATGCTCTTGATCGTCGGCATCGCCTGCGTGATGCGCCGGTCGTCGGTGATGGTGCTGCCATCGAGCGGCACGTTGAAGTCGGCACGCATCAGCACGGTCTTGCCGGCGACGTCGAGGTCTTGGAGGGTCATGCCGCGACTCTAATACCGGCCGACGAGTCGCCGCCACCGCGACAACAAATGCCGACCCGCCAGGACACAGCCGACAGCCAGCAGCGTCATCGCCATCGCGGCCGGCCAGTCGGCGGCGCGGTATCGCGGGTAGGCGAGC
This window contains:
- a CDS encoding phosphoglycerate kinase; protein product: MTLQDLDVAGKTVLMRADFNVPLDGSTITDDRRITQAMPTIKSIVSRGGRLVLMSHLGRPKGERKPEFSLKPVANYLHQHNAGTNVHFADDCIGDGVKDLVGKLGDGDVLLLENLRYHKGEEKNEADFVDALITATLPDAYVNDAFGTAHRNHASTYGVPAKLKESGKPMTAGFLIEKELQFLGDAVSQPQRPFVAILGGAKVSDKINVIEELLTKADTLLIGGAMAYTFFLALGKQVGNSLVEKDKVDLAKSLLDKAGGVGGKIKLPVDTVISDRMTDDATTSIVEGDIPDGMEGFDIGPKTRDSYVGEIKQARTVIWNGPMGVFEKTPFAAGTQAVADACAAATRESGAITIIGGGDSAAAVEKLGLSEHVSHVSTGGGASLEFLEKGRFDTLDLLK